From one Astatotilapia calliptera chromosome 10, fAstCal1.2, whole genome shotgun sequence genomic stretch:
- the rfc3 gene encoding replication factor C subunit 3 gives MSLWVDKYRPSSLGKLDFHKEQAAQLKNLVQGGDFPHLLVYGPSGAGKKTRIMCLLRELYGPGVEKLRIEHQTIVAPSKKKIEINTIASNYHLEVNPSDAGNQDRVVIQELIKTVAQSQQIQSSTQRDFKVVLLTEVDRLTKDAQHALRRTMEKYMATCRLILCSTSTSKVIGPIRSRCLAIRVPLPSTEEVCNILTSVCKKEGLVLPPELAKQIGEKSGRNLRKALLMCEACRVQQYPFSVDQDVPETDWEVYLRETANAIVSQQSPQRLLEVRARLYELLTHCIPPEIIMKCLVKELLNNCDGQLKTEVAHIAAYYEHRLQLGSKAIYHLEAFTAKFMAIYKKFMEDGLDAMMF, from the exons ATGAGTTTGTGGGTGGACAAATATCGTCCGTCGTCCCTCGGGAAACTGGACTTTCATAAAGAGCAGGCGGCGCAGCTCAAAAACCTG GTTCAGGGTGGTGACTTCCCACACTTGTTGGTGTACGGTCCATCAGGTGCAGGCAAGAAGACTCGCATCATGTGTCTGCTGAGGGAGCTCTACGGTCCTGGGGTGGAAAAGCTTCGCATTGAGCACCAGACCATTGTG GCTCCCTCAAAGAAGAAAATTGAGATTAACACCATAGCCAGCAACTATCACTTGGAAGTAAATCCAAG TGATGCGGGGAACCAGGACCGCGTGGTGATTCAAGAGCTGATCAAAACTGTGGCACAGTCTCAGCAAATCCAGTCGAGCACACAGAGAGACTTCAAAG tggTGTTGCTAACAGAGGTGGACAGACTGACGAAGGATGCCCAGCACGCTTTGCGTCGGACGATGGAAAAGTACATGGCCACCTGCAGACTCATCCTCTGCTCCACCTCTACATCCAAAGTCATCGGGCCAATTAGGAGCCGTTGTCTGGCGATTAGAGTTCCTCTGCCGAGCACAGAAGAG gtTTGTAATATTCTTACGTCCGTCTGTAAAAAGGAGGGTCTCGTCCTCCCGCCTGAGCTGGCCAAGCAAATCGGCGAGAAATCTGGTCGCAACCTCCGTAAAGCGCTTTTGATGTGCGAAGCCTGCCGAGTGCAGCA GTATCCATTCTCAGTGGACCAAGACGTCCCGGAGACAGACTGGGAGGTTTATCTTAGAGAAACGGCTAATGCCATCGTCAGCCAGCAGAGTCCTCAAAG GTTGTTGGAGGTCCGAGCCAGACTGTATGAGCTCCTGACCCACTGCATCCCTCCTGAGATTATCATGAAG TGTCTCGTGAAAGAGTTGCTTAATAACTGTGATGGGCAGCTGAAGACGGAGGTGGCTCACATTGCAGCCTACTATGAGCACAGACTACAGCTGGGGAGCAAAGCCATCTACCACCTGGAGGCGTTCACTGCCAAGTTCATGGCCATCTACAAGAAGTTCATGGAAGATGGTCTGGATGCGATGATGTTTTGA